From one Enterobacter kobei genomic stretch:
- a CDS encoding PLP-dependent cysteine synthase family protein, whose amino-acid sequence MKNTWVKHAISEINADYQRSADTHLIRLALPGFPGIQLYLKDESTHPTGSLKHRLARSLFLYGLCNGWIKEGTPIIESSSGSTAVSEAYFARLLGLPFIAVMPSCTAKRKIEQIEFYGGRCHFVESACEIYAASEMLARELNGHYMDQFTYAERATDWRGNNNIADSIFRQMQSEPHPEPAWIVMSAGTGGTSATIGRYLRCQGYDTQLMVVDPQNSVFLDYWQTRDTSLRSPVGSKIEGIGRPRVEPSFVPDVVDEMLRVPDAASVATAQWLETQLGRKVGASTGTNMWGALTLAARMRDAGQTGSIVTLLCDSGERYLDTYYNADWVQANIGDVTPWKAEIARLLA is encoded by the coding sequence ATGAAAAATACCTGGGTTAAACATGCCATCAGTGAAATTAATGCCGATTACCAACGCTCGGCGGATACGCATCTTATCCGTCTGGCGCTGCCGGGTTTTCCGGGCATTCAGCTCTATTTAAAAGATGAAAGCACCCACCCGACCGGCAGCCTGAAGCATCGCCTGGCGCGATCCCTGTTTTTATATGGCTTGTGTAATGGCTGGATCAAAGAAGGCACGCCGATTATTGAGTCGTCCTCCGGCTCCACGGCGGTATCGGAAGCCTACTTCGCCCGTCTGCTGGGCCTGCCGTTTATCGCCGTGATGCCATCGTGTACGGCAAAACGCAAAATCGAACAGATTGAATTTTACGGCGGACGCTGTCACTTCGTAGAGAGCGCCTGTGAGATCTACGCCGCCTCCGAAATGCTGGCGCGGGAACTGAACGGTCATTATATGGATCAGTTTACCTATGCCGAGCGCGCTACCGACTGGCGTGGCAATAACAATATTGCCGACAGTATCTTCCGCCAGATGCAGAGTGAACCCCACCCGGAACCCGCATGGATCGTGATGAGCGCCGGCACGGGTGGCACCTCAGCGACCATTGGCCGCTATCTGCGCTGTCAGGGCTACGACACACAGCTGATGGTGGTGGATCCGCAAAACTCGGTATTTCTGGATTACTGGCAAACCCGCGACACCAGCCTGCGCAGCCCGGTAGGCAGTAAAATCGAAGGTATTGGTCGCCCGCGCGTTGAGCCGTCGTTCGTACCTGACGTGGTGGACGAGATGCTGCGGGTGCCGGATGCCGCCAGTGTTGCCACCGCCCAATGGCTTGAAACACAGTTAGGCCGCAAAGTGGGTGCTTCCACCGGTACCAATATGTGGGGTGCACTGACGCTTGCCGCCAGAATGCGCGACGCCGGTCAGACCGGGTCGATCGTTACTCTGCTGTGCGACAGCGGCGAGCGGTATCTCGACACCTATTACAATGCGGATTGGGTGCAGGCCAATATCGGCGATGTGACGCCGTGGAAAGCAGAAATCGCCCGACTGCTGGCATGA
- the cof gene encoding HMP-PP phosphatase: protein MARLAAFDMDGTLLMPDHRLGEQTLDTLRRLRDRDITLAFATGRHALEMRHLLGMITLDAYLITGNGTRIHSLEGELLHRQDLSPDVAEQVIHSRWDTQASLHVFNDSGWLTGEEMPMLLDFHIYSGFKYRVVDLKALSPHEVTKICFCGDHDDLERLRVQLLEALGERAHICFSAFDCLEVLPVGCNKGAALAILSERLGIAMEECMAFGDAMNDHEMLAAVGRGMIMGNAMPQLRAALPHLPVIGHCQNQAVSHYLTHWLTTPHLPYSPE, encoded by the coding sequence ATGGCGCGACTGGCTGCATTTGATATGGACGGCACCTTACTGATGCCTGACCACCGTTTAGGCGAGCAAACGCTGGATACCCTGCGTCGCCTGCGCGACCGTGATATTACGCTGGCCTTCGCCACCGGGCGTCATGCGCTGGAGATGCGTCATCTGCTGGGAATGATCACGCTGGATGCGTATCTGATCACCGGCAACGGCACGCGTATTCACTCGCTGGAAGGCGAACTGCTGCACCGTCAGGATCTCAGCCCGGATGTCGCCGAACAGGTGATCCACAGCCGGTGGGATACCCAGGCGAGTCTGCATGTGTTTAACGACAGCGGCTGGCTGACCGGGGAAGAGATGCCGATGCTGCTCGACTTCCATATCTACAGCGGTTTTAAATACCGGGTAGTGGATCTTAAAGCCCTCAGCCCGCATGAGGTCACCAAAATCTGTTTTTGCGGCGACCATGACGATCTTGAACGTTTGCGGGTTCAACTGCTTGAGGCGTTGGGCGAGCGTGCGCACATCTGTTTCTCGGCGTTTGACTGTCTTGAAGTTTTGCCCGTGGGGTGCAACAAAGGCGCGGCGCTGGCGATCTTAAGCGAGCGGCTGGGGATCGCCATGGAGGAGTGCATGGCTTTTGGCGACGCGATGAACGATCACGAAATGCTCGCCGCCGTCGGGCGCGGCATGATCATGGGTAACGCTATGCCGCAATTGCGTGCGGCGCTACCTCATTTACCGGTAATTGGACACTGTCAGAATCAGGCGGTGTCGCACTATTTAACGCATTGGCTGACCACTCCACATCTTCCTTATTCCCCCGAATAA
- a CDS encoding SmdA family multidrug ABC transporter permease/ATP-binding protein yields MRLFAQLSWYFRREWRRYLGAVALLIFIAILQLIPPKVVGYVVDGVTQQHYTTSRVLMWIGMLVVVAIVTYLLRYVWRVLLFGASYQLAVELREDFYRQLSRQHPEFYLRHRTGDLMARATNDVDRVVFAAGEGVLTLVDSLVMGCVVLVVMSTQISWQLTLLALLPMPIMAIVIKRYGDQLHERFKLAQAAFSSLNDRTQESMTSIRMIKAFGLEDRQSALFAADAADTGRKNMKVARVDARFDPTIYIAIGMANLLAIGGGSWMVVNGSLTLGQLTSFIMYLGLMIWPMLALAWMFNIVERGSAAYTRIRDMLAEAPVVSDGSESLPDGRGELAVAIREFRYPLTDSATLSGVNFTLNPGQMLGICGPTGAGKSTLLSLIQRHFDVDQGEISYHGIPLPRLKLDVWRSRLAVVNQTPFLFSDTVANNIALGKPGATQQEIEHAARLASVHEDILRLPQGYETEVGERGVMLSGGQKQRISIARALLLNAEILILDDALSAVDGRTEHEILHNLRQWGEGRTVIISAHRLSALTEASEILVMQQGHVAQRGHHDQLSQQPGWYRDMYRYQQLEAALDDAPDEKEDRANA; encoded by the coding sequence GTGCGATTATTTGCTCAATTAAGCTGGTACTTTCGCCGGGAATGGCGACGCTATCTCGGTGCTGTAGCCCTGCTTATCTTTATTGCGATTTTGCAGCTTATCCCGCCGAAAGTAGTGGGTTACGTTGTCGATGGCGTAACGCAACAACACTACACCACCAGCCGGGTGCTGATGTGGATCGGCATGCTGGTGGTGGTGGCAATTGTCACCTATCTGCTGCGTTACGTCTGGCGCGTGCTGCTGTTCGGCGCGTCCTATCAGCTCGCCGTTGAACTGCGGGAAGATTTTTACCGCCAGCTTAGCCGTCAGCATCCGGAATTTTACCTGCGCCACCGCACCGGCGATCTCATGGCGCGCGCCACGAATGATGTCGATCGCGTGGTGTTTGCCGCCGGGGAAGGGGTGCTGACGCTGGTGGATTCGCTGGTGATGGGCTGCGTGGTGCTGGTGGTGATGTCGACGCAAATCAGCTGGCAGCTCACCCTGCTGGCGCTGCTGCCGATGCCGATCATGGCGATTGTGATCAAGCGCTACGGCGATCAGCTGCACGAGCGCTTCAAACTGGCGCAGGCGGCGTTCTCCTCTCTCAACGACCGTACCCAGGAGAGCATGACCAGCATCCGCATGATCAAAGCCTTTGGCCTGGAAGATCGCCAGTCGGCGCTGTTCGCGGCAGATGCCGCCGACACGGGCCGCAAAAACATGAAGGTCGCGCGTGTGGATGCGCGCTTTGATCCGACGATTTATATCGCCATCGGCATGGCGAATCTGCTGGCCATTGGCGGCGGAAGCTGGATGGTGGTCAACGGCTCGTTAACCCTCGGGCAACTCACCAGCTTTATTATGTATCTGGGTCTGATGATCTGGCCGATGTTGGCGCTGGCGTGGATGTTTAACATCGTCGAGCGCGGTAGCGCCGCTTATACCCGTATCCGCGACATGCTGGCGGAAGCGCCGGTGGTCAGCGACGGCAGCGAATCCCTGCCGGACGGACGTGGCGAGCTGGCGGTGGCCATTCGTGAGTTCCGCTATCCGCTGACCGACAGCGCCACCCTGAGCGGCGTCAATTTCACGCTCAATCCCGGCCAGATGCTGGGCATCTGCGGGCCAACCGGTGCCGGGAAAAGTACCTTGCTGTCGCTGATCCAGCGCCATTTCGATGTCGATCAGGGCGAGATTTCCTATCACGGTATCCCGCTGCCGCGCCTGAAGCTGGACGTCTGGCGCAGCCGCCTCGCGGTGGTGAATCAGACGCCGTTTTTATTCTCCGATACCGTGGCGAACAATATCGCCCTCGGTAAGCCCGGTGCCACCCAGCAGGAGATCGAACATGCGGCGCGTCTGGCCAGCGTCCATGAAGATATTCTGCGCCTGCCGCAGGGGTACGAAACCGAAGTAGGCGAGCGTGGCGTCATGCTCTCCGGCGGGCAGAAACAGCGTATATCTATAGCCCGTGCGCTGCTGCTCAATGCCGAGATCCTTATCCTCGACGATGCGCTCTCCGCCGTGGACGGGCGCACCGAGCATGAGATTTTGCATAACCTGCGGCAGTGGGGAGAAGGGCGTACGGTGATCATCAGCGCCCACCGCCTGTCGGCGCTGACCGAAGCCAGTGAGATTCTGGTGATGCAGCAAGGACACGTTGCCCAGCGCGGTCATCATGACCAGCTGTCGCAACAGCCCGGCTGGTATCGCGACATGTATCGCTATCAGCAACTGGAAGCGGCGCTGGATGATGCGCCGGACGAAAAAGAGGATCGTGCCAATGCGTAG
- a CDS encoding SgrR family transcriptional regulator, producing the protein MRQLNRLNQYQRLWQFSDGEPQHASVAGLAERCFCSDRHMRTLLRQMEAAGWISWQAQSGRGKRGVLHFHVTPGSLRNTLLEQALNEGQQHSALALAQLPPDALRNLLHPFLGGLWQNDTPTLRIPYYRPLEPLHPGFLPGRAEQHLAGQIFSGLTRFITDNRRPQSDLAHHWEVSADGLRWCFHLRTTLHWHNGDAVNARQLQTRLLHLLTLPDLRKLFNSVAEISVPHPHCLLFTLHQADHWLAHRLASYGSRLAHPQHPLVGTGPFRLVSFSPELVRLESHEHYHLNHPLLKAVEYWITPQLFEQDLGSSCRHPVQITIGKPDELIHLRQVSNGISLGFCYLAQRISSKLSHAQARRLVQIVHQSGLLQTLPLDENLITPSRELLPGWAMPQWTDEKVALPDKLTLLYHLPVELHTMAEELKRYLAGLGCELTVIFHDAKNWDNCTGLATADLMMGDRLIGEAPEYTLEQWLRCDPLWPNLLPASRFAHLQATLDAVQRQPDEQARCADLQDVFNGLMNEAVLTPLFNYQYQISAPPGVQGIRLNTRGWFDFSEAWLPAPDR; encoded by the coding sequence ATGCGCCAGTTAAATCGACTCAATCAGTACCAGCGTCTGTGGCAGTTTTCCGACGGCGAACCGCAGCATGCCAGCGTGGCCGGACTGGCGGAGCGCTGTTTTTGTAGCGACCGCCATATGCGCACCCTGCTGCGGCAGATGGAAGCCGCTGGCTGGATCAGCTGGCAGGCGCAGTCCGGACGTGGAAAACGCGGTGTGCTGCATTTTCACGTCACGCCGGGATCGCTGCGCAATACGTTGCTGGAACAGGCCCTGAATGAAGGGCAGCAGCACAGCGCACTGGCGCTGGCACAACTGCCGCCGGATGCGCTGCGCAATCTGCTGCATCCTTTTCTGGGCGGCCTGTGGCAAAACGATACGCCCACGCTGCGTATTCCTTACTATCGCCCTCTGGAGCCATTGCATCCGGGTTTTCTCCCGGGACGTGCCGAGCAGCATCTGGCCGGGCAGATCTTTTCCGGCTTAACACGCTTTATTACCGATAACCGCCGACCGCAGAGCGATCTGGCGCACCACTGGGAGGTCTCTGCCGATGGTCTGCGCTGGTGCTTTCATTTGCGCACTACCCTGCACTGGCATAACGGCGACGCGGTGAACGCCCGGCAATTACAGACGCGTTTGCTGCATTTGCTGACCTTGCCCGATCTGCGCAAGCTGTTTAACAGCGTGGCGGAGATTTCCGTCCCCCATCCGCACTGCTTGCTGTTTACGCTGCATCAAGCGGATCACTGGCTGGCGCACCGGCTGGCCAGCTATGGCAGTCGTCTGGCGCATCCACAGCATCCGCTGGTGGGCACAGGCCCTTTCCGCCTCGTCTCCTTCAGCCCGGAACTGGTGCGCCTGGAAAGCCACGAGCACTACCATCTCAACCACCCGTTGTTAAAAGCGGTGGAATACTGGATCACCCCGCAGCTGTTCGAACAAGATCTGGGCAGCAGCTGCCGCCATCCGGTGCAGATCACCATCGGCAAGCCGGATGAGCTGATCCATTTGCGGCAGGTCAGCAACGGTATCAGTCTCGGCTTTTGTTACCTCGCCCAGCGCATTAGCAGCAAACTGAGCCACGCACAGGCGCGGCGGCTGGTGCAGATCGTCCACCAGAGCGGTCTGTTGCAGACGCTGCCGCTGGATGAAAATCTGATCACCCCGAGCCGGGAACTCTTGCCCGGCTGGGCGATGCCGCAGTGGACAGATGAAAAGGTGGCGCTGCCGGACAAACTGACGCTGCTTTATCACCTGCCGGTGGAACTGCACACCATGGCAGAGGAGCTAAAACGCTATCTTGCTGGCCTGGGCTGTGAGCTGACGGTGATCTTCCATGATGCGAAAAACTGGGATAACTGTACGGGACTGGCCACCGCCGATTTAATGATGGGAGACCGGCTGATCGGCGAAGCGCCGGAATATACCCTTGAACAGTGGTTACGTTGCGATCCGCTGTGGCCCAATCTGTTACCCGCTTCACGCTTTGCGCATCTTCAGGCGACGCTGGATGCGGTACAACGTCAGCCGGATGAACAGGCGCGCTGTGCGGATCTGCAGGATGTATTCAATGGCTTGATGAACGAGGCGGTACTGACGCCGCTGTTTAACTATCAGTATCAGATCAGCGCGCCGCCTGGCGTGCAGGGTATACGCCTGAACACCCGTGGCTGGTTTGATTTCAGCGAAGCCTGGCTACCCGCGCCGGACAGGTGA
- the glnK gene encoding P-II family nitrogen regulator, translating into MKLVTVVIKPFKLEDVREALSSIGIQGLTVTEVKGFGRQKGHAELYRGAEYSVNFLPKVKIDVAIADDQLDEVIDVISKAAYTGKIGDGKIFVAELQRVIRIRTGEADEAAL; encoded by the coding sequence ATGAAGCTGGTTACCGTGGTCATTAAGCCATTCAAACTCGAAGACGTGCGTGAAGCGCTCTCTTCAATTGGTATTCAGGGGCTGACCGTTACCGAAGTGAAAGGCTTCGGGCGTCAGAAAGGTCACGCTGAGTTGTACCGTGGCGCCGAGTACAGCGTTAACTTCCTCCCGAAAGTGAAGATTGACGTGGCGATTGCTGACGATCAGCTCGATGAGGTAATCGACGTGATCAGCAAAGCGGCCTACACCGGAAAAATTGGCGACGGCAAAATTTTCGTTGCCGAGCTGCAACGCGTCATTCGCATTCGTACCGGCGAAGCCGACGAAGCGGCGCTGTAA
- a CDS encoding Lrp/AsnC family transcriptional regulator gives MLDKIDRKLLSLLQNDCTLSLQALADAVNLTTTPCWKRLKRLEDDGIIKERVALLDAEKLGLGLTAFVLIKTQHHSSDWYSRFVSEVNALPEVLGFWRMAGEYDYLLRVQVADMKRYDDFYKRLVNSVPGLSDVTSSFAMEQIKFTTALPIE, from the coding sequence ATGCTAGATAAAATTGACAGAAAGCTGCTTTCTTTGCTGCAAAACGACTGCACCCTGTCTTTGCAGGCTCTCGCGGATGCCGTTAATCTGACTACCACACCTTGCTGGAAACGGCTGAAACGGCTGGAAGACGACGGCATCATCAAAGAGCGTGTCGCGCTGCTGGATGCCGAAAAGCTGGGCCTCGGCCTGACGGCTTTTGTGCTGATCAAAACCCAGCATCACAGCAGCGACTGGTACAGCCGCTTTGTCTCCGAGGTCAATGCGCTCCCCGAAGTGTTAGGTTTCTGGCGCATGGCCGGCGAATACGACTATCTTTTACGGGTTCAGGTCGCCGATATGAAACGTTATGATGACTTCTATAAGCGGCTGGTGAACAGCGTACCGGGGTTATCCGATGTGACCTCCAGTTTCGCGATGGAACAGATAAAGTTCACCACTGCATTACCCATTGAATAA
- a CDS encoding SmdB family multidrug efflux ABC transporter permease/ATP-binding protein, with translation MRSFGQLWPTLKRLLVYGKPWRKPLTRAVVMLWVAAIAEVSGPALISYFIDNMVAKSYLPWGLLAGMAVAYIGLQLLAAGLHYAQSLLFNEAAVGVVQQLRTDVMDAALRQPLSAFDTQPVGQLISRVTNDTEVIRDLYVTVVATVLRSAALIGAMLVAMFTLDWRMALVAVTIFPAVMVVMALYQRYSTPIVRRLRSYLADINDGFNEVINGMGVIQQFRQQARFGERMGEASRSHYTARMQTLRLDGFLLRPLLSLFSALVLCGLLMLFGFTAVGTIQVGVLYAFISYLGRLNEPLIELTTQQSMLQQAVVAGERVFELMDRPRQTYGDDDRPLASGAIDIENLSFAYRDDRLVLQDINLSIPSRSFVALVGHTGSGKSTLASLMMGYYPLTQGEIRLDGRPLPTLSHDALRNSVAMVQQDPVVMAESFFENITLGRDISEEKVWQALETVQLADLARSMSEGIHTRLGEQGNNLSVGQKQLLALARVLVASPQILILDEATANIDSGTEQAIQQALAAIRQQTTLVVIAHRLSTIVDADTILVLHRGQAVERGTHQALLNAQGRYWQMYQLQLAGEELAAATKEESLIA, from the coding sequence ATGCGTAGTTTTGGGCAACTGTGGCCAACGCTCAAACGGCTGTTAGTCTACGGCAAACCCTGGCGTAAACCCCTGACCCGCGCCGTTGTTATGCTGTGGGTGGCGGCAATCGCCGAAGTCTCCGGCCCGGCGCTGATCAGCTATTTCATTGATAACATGGTAGCGAAAAGTTACCTGCCGTGGGGCCTGCTGGCGGGGATGGCAGTCGCTTATATCGGCCTGCAACTGCTGGCGGCGGGGCTGCACTATGCGCAGTCGCTGCTGTTTAACGAGGCGGCGGTGGGCGTGGTGCAGCAGCTGCGCACCGACGTGATGGACGCGGCGCTGCGTCAGCCGCTGAGCGCCTTCGATACCCAGCCGGTCGGTCAGCTGATCTCACGCGTCACCAATGATACCGAAGTGATCCGCGATCTTTATGTCACCGTGGTGGCAACCGTGCTGCGCAGCGCGGCGCTGATCGGCGCAATGCTGGTGGCGATGTTCACCCTCGACTGGCGCATGGCGCTGGTGGCCGTGACCATTTTCCCGGCGGTAATGGTGGTGATGGCGCTCTATCAGCGCTACAGCACGCCTATTGTTCGCCGTCTGCGCAGCTATCTGGCAGACATCAACGACGGCTTTAACGAAGTGATCAACGGCATGGGCGTGATCCAGCAGTTCCGCCAGCAGGCACGCTTTGGTGAACGGATGGGCGAAGCCAGCCGCTCGCACTACACCGCGCGCATGCAGACCCTGCGTCTCGACGGCTTTTTGCTGCGTCCGCTGCTGAGCCTGTTTTCGGCGCTGGTACTCTGCGGTCTGTTAATGCTGTTTGGCTTTACCGCCGTCGGCACGATCCAGGTCGGGGTGCTGTATGCCTTTATCAGCTATCTGGGACGGCTTAACGAACCGCTGATTGAACTCACCACCCAGCAGTCGATGCTGCAACAGGCGGTGGTGGCGGGGGAGCGCGTGTTCGAACTGATGGATCGTCCGCGCCAGACTTATGGTGATGACGATCGGCCTCTGGCAAGCGGCGCCATTGATATCGAAAACCTGTCGTTTGCCTATCGTGATGACCGCCTGGTGCTGCAGGATATTAATCTGTCGATCCCGTCGCGCAGTTTTGTGGCGCTGGTGGGGCATACCGGCAGCGGCAAAAGTACGCTCGCCAGCCTGATGATGGGCTACTACCCGCTGACCCAGGGTGAGATCCGTCTTGACGGGCGACCGCTCCCCACCCTCAGCCATGACGCACTGCGCAACAGCGTGGCGATGGTGCAGCAGGATCCGGTGGTGATGGCAGAATCGTTTTTTGAAAACATCACCCTTGGGCGCGATATCAGCGAAGAGAAAGTCTGGCAGGCACTGGAAACCGTGCAGCTGGCGGATCTGGCACGCAGCATGAGCGAGGGGATCCATACCCGGTTAGGTGAGCAGGGGAACAATCTCTCTGTCGGGCAAAAACAGCTACTGGCGCTGGCGCGCGTACTGGTTGCCAGCCCGCAGATCCTGATCCTCGATGAAGCGACGGCAAATATCGACTCCGGCACCGAGCAGGCTATCCAGCAGGCGCTGGCGGCGATCCGTCAACAGACCACGCTGGTGGTCATTGCCCACCGGCTGTCGACCATTGTCGATGCGGATACCATTCTGGTGCTGCATCGCGGGCAGGCCGTAGAGCGTGGTACACATCAGGCGTTGCTTAACGCGCAGGGCCGCTACTGGCAGATGTATCAGTTACAACTGGCAGGGGAAGAACTGGCGGCCGCCACGAAAGAAGAATCGCTTATCGCCTGA
- the tesB gene encoding acyl-CoA thioesterase II translates to MSQALNNLLTLLNLEKIEEGLFRGQSEDLGLRQVFGGQVVGQALYAAKETVPADRLVHSFHSYFLRPGDSEKPIVYDVEVLRDGNSFSARRVAAIQNGKPIFYMTASFQAPETGYEHQKTMPSAPSPDTLKSETDIARSLAHLLPPQAKEKFLSDKPLEIRPVEFHNPLKGHVAEPTRQVWIRANGHVPDDPRVHQSLLGYASDFNFLPVALQPHGVGFLERGMQVATIDHSMWFHRPFNINEWLLYSVESTSASSARGFVRGEIYTQDGVLVASTVQEGVMRNRNTN, encoded by the coding sequence ATGAGTCAAGCGCTGAACAATCTGCTGACATTATTAAATCTGGAAAAAATCGAAGAGGGCCTGTTTCGCGGACAAAGCGAAGATTTAGGGCTTCGTCAGGTGTTTGGCGGGCAGGTTGTGGGGCAGGCGCTGTACGCCGCCAAAGAAACCGTGCCAGCCGATCGCCTGGTGCACTCCTTTCACAGCTATTTCCTGCGCCCCGGCGACAGTGAAAAACCCATTGTTTATGATGTGGAAGTGCTGCGCGATGGCAATAGCTTCAGCGCACGTCGCGTCGCGGCCATTCAGAACGGTAAACCGATTTTCTATATGACCGCCTCCTTCCAGGCCCCGGAGACGGGCTACGAGCATCAGAAAACCATGCCGAGCGCCCCCTCCCCGGATACGCTGAAATCTGAAACGGATATTGCCCGCTCGCTGGCGCATCTGTTGCCGCCGCAGGCTAAAGAGAAGTTTCTCAGCGACAAGCCGCTGGAAATCCGCCCGGTGGAATTCCATAATCCGCTAAAAGGTCATGTTGCCGAACCGACCCGTCAGGTGTGGATCCGTGCTAACGGCCACGTGCCGGACGATCCGCGCGTGCATCAATCGCTGCTGGGCTACGCCTCAGATTTCAACTTCCTGCCTGTGGCGTTACAGCCGCACGGCGTTGGTTTCCTGGAGCGTGGGATGCAGGTCGCCACTATCGACCATTCCATGTGGTTCCATCGTCCGTTCAATATTAATGAGTGGCTGCTGTACAGCGTGGAGAGCACCTCGGCGTCCAGTGCACGCGGCTTTGTACGCGGCGAAATCTATACGCAGGATGGCGTGCTGGTCGCCTCTACAGTTCAGGAAGGGGTAATGCGTAACCGTAATACTAATTAA
- the amtB gene encoding ammonium transporter AmtB: MSKTTLKTVLAALALLPGLALAAPAVADKADNAFMMICTALVLFMTIPGIALFYGGLIRGKNVLSMLTQVTVTFALVCILWVVYGYSLAFGEGNNFFGNFNWVMLKNIELKALMGSFYQYIHVAFQGSFACITVGLIVGALAERIRFSAVLIFVVVWMTLSYVPIAHMVWGGGLLASHGALDFAGGTVVHINAAVAGLVGAYLVGKRVGFGKEAFKPHNLPMVFIGTAILYVGWFGFNAGSASAANEIAALAFVNTVVATAAAILAWVFGEWALRGKPSLLGACSGAIAGLVGVTPACGYIGVGGAMIVGLAAGLAGLWGVTMLKRWLRVDDPCDVFGVHGVCGIVGCVLTGVFASSSLGGVGFAEGVTMGHQVLVQLESIAITVVWSGVVAFIGYKVADMTVGLRVPEEQEREGLDVNSHGENAYNA, encoded by the coding sequence ATGAGCAAAACAACCTTAAAAACCGTACTCGCCGCGCTGGCTCTGCTTCCGGGACTGGCGCTCGCCGCCCCGGCTGTCGCTGACAAAGCGGATAACGCCTTTATGATGATCTGCACCGCGCTGGTGCTGTTTATGACGATCCCGGGTATTGCCCTGTTCTACGGCGGTCTGATCCGCGGCAAGAACGTGCTGTCGATGCTGACACAAGTGACTGTCACCTTCGCGCTGGTCTGTATTCTGTGGGTGGTGTATGGCTACTCGCTGGCGTTCGGCGAAGGCAACAATTTCTTCGGCAACTTTAACTGGGTGATGCTGAAAAACATCGAACTGAAAGCCCTCATGGGCAGCTTCTATCAGTATATCCACGTCGCGTTCCAGGGATCGTTCGCCTGTATCACCGTGGGGCTGATTGTCGGCGCGCTGGCGGAACGTATTCGTTTCTCTGCGGTGCTGATCTTCGTGGTGGTGTGGATGACGCTCTCCTACGTGCCGATTGCGCACATGGTCTGGGGCGGCGGTCTGCTGGCTTCCCACGGTGCGCTGGACTTCGCCGGTGGCACGGTAGTGCACATTAACGCCGCGGTAGCCGGACTGGTGGGCGCTTACCTGGTGGGCAAACGTGTCGGCTTTGGTAAAGAAGCGTTCAAACCGCACAACCTGCCGATGGTATTTATCGGTACCGCGATCCTCTATGTCGGCTGGTTTGGTTTTAACGCCGGTTCCGCAAGTGCGGCCAACGAAATCGCGGCGCTGGCTTTCGTCAACACCGTGGTTGCTACCGCTGCAGCGATTCTGGCCTGGGTATTCGGTGAGTGGGCGCTGCGCGGTAAACCGTCCCTGCTGGGCGCCTGTTCCGGTGCCATTGCCGGCCTGGTTGGCGTGACCCCGGCGTGTGGTTATATCGGTGTCGGCGGCGCAATGATCGTCGGTCTGGCGGCGGGTCTGGCGGGTCTGTGGGGTGTGACCATGCTGAAACGCTGGTTACGTGTCGATGATCCGTGCGATGTGTTCGGTGTGCATGGCGTCTGCGGCATCGTGGGCTGTGTCCTGACAGGCGTATTCGCGTCCTCTTCACTGGGGGGCGTGGGCTTCGCAGAAGGCGTGACCATGGGGCATCAGGTCCTGGTACAGCTGGAAAGCATCGCGATTACCGTGGTGTGGTCAGGTGTCGTCGCCTTTATCGGTTACAAAGTGGCGGATATGACGGTTGGTCTGCGCGTACCGGAAGAGCAGGAGCGCGAAGGCCTGGACGTGAACAGCCACGGCGAGAATGCCTACAACGCCTAA